The proteins below come from a single Mugil cephalus isolate CIBA_MC_2020 chromosome 7, CIBA_Mcephalus_1.1, whole genome shotgun sequence genomic window:
- the guk1a gene encoding guanylate kinase yields the protein MYMRYFSRLFSAMAGPRPVVLSGPSGAGKSTLLKKLMKEYDSIFGFSVSHTTRNPRPGEVNGRDYHYVTREVMQASIDNGEFIESAEFSGNMYGTSKAAVQAVQAKNLICILDIDMQGVRNIKTTDLNPIYISIQPPSMAVLEKRLRDRKTESEESLQKRLQAAQVEMEFSKEDGAFDVIIINDNLEDAYGRLKQALLEEINNVKKTNSTS from the exons ATGTACATGAGATATTTTTCAAGGCTCTTTTCAG CTATGGCTGGACCCAGGCCTGTGGTGCTTAGCGGGCCGTCCGGAGCAGGAAAGAGCACTCTgctgaagaagctcatgaaggaGTACGACAGCATCTTTGGCTTCAGCGTCTCCC ATACGACCAGAAACCCTCGACCCGGCGAAGTGAACGGCAGAG ATTACCACTACGTTACACGGGAGGTGATGCAGGCGAGCATCGACAACGGCGAGTTCATCGAGAGCGCAGAGTTCTCGGGGAACATGTACGGGACGAGTAAAGCCGCCGTGCAGGCTGTCCAGGCCAAGAACCTCATCTGTATACTTGACATTGACATGCAGGGCGTGAGGAACATCAAGACGACCGACCTGAACCCCATCTACATCTCCATCCAGCCGCCATCCATGGCGGTCCTG GAGAAGCGCTTAAGAGACAGGAAAACGGAGTCGGAGGAGAGCCTTCAGAAGCGTTTACAAGCAGCCCAAGTGGAAATGGAGTTCA GTAAAGAAGATGGTGCATTTGATGTCATAATCATCAATGACAACCTGGAGGACGCCTACGGGCGCTTAAAGCAGGCTCTTCTTGAG GAAATTAACAATGTCAAGAAGACCAACAGTACTTCATAG